A portion of the Mesobacillus boroniphilus genome contains these proteins:
- a CDS encoding MBL fold metallo-hydrolase, producing the protein MDKSIITVKILGTAQDGGIPQANCFCNNCTEAINNPSKKRFASSLGILLPDLKKWYMLDATPDFKDQLLLINKDHQAFKLDGIILSHAHIGHYTGLMFLGKEAMATNELDIFAGNKMKNMLTKHFPWKQLVDLNNINIKDLIADHPIKLESNLTITPLEVPHRNEYSETFGFVISGLNKKILYIPDIDKWEEWDCNLVDIASKVDYCFIDATFYSEEELKQLGRNFKDIPHPYITDSMDLLQKVVDRNKCEVYFLHFNHTNPILNSGSAERTALKNRGFKIAEEGMEFHL; encoded by the coding sequence TTGGACAAAAGCATTATTACAGTAAAAATCCTGGGTACCGCCCAAGATGGTGGAATTCCACAGGCTAATTGTTTTTGTAATAATTGTACAGAGGCAATTAACAATCCTTCAAAAAAAAGGTTCGCTTCCTCTCTTGGGATCCTTTTGCCTGATTTGAAAAAATGGTATATGCTTGACGCCACGCCTGACTTTAAAGACCAATTGCTTTTGATAAATAAAGACCATCAAGCATTCAAACTCGATGGTATCATACTTTCCCATGCTCACATCGGACACTACACTGGCTTAATGTTCCTGGGCAAGGAAGCAATGGCAACTAATGAATTGGATATATTCGCTGGCAACAAAATGAAAAACATGCTGACAAAACACTTTCCATGGAAGCAATTAGTTGATTTGAATAATATAAACATTAAGGATTTAATTGCAGACCACCCTATAAAACTGGAAAGTAATTTAACAATTACACCATTAGAAGTGCCTCATAGAAATGAGTACTCAGAAACATTTGGCTTTGTGATTAGTGGGCTTAATAAAAAAATCCTATATATACCCGATATAGATAAATGGGAAGAATGGGATTGTAATCTTGTAGATATCGCATCCAAAGTAGATTATTGCTTCATAGATGCCACTTTTTACTCAGAGGAAGAGTTAAAGCAATTAGGGCGAAATTTCAAAGATATTCCCCACCCGTATATAACAGATTCAATGGATTTGTTACAGAAAGTTGTGGATAGGAACAAATGCGAAGTCTACTTCCTTCACTTTAATCATACAAATCCAATATTAAATTCAGGAAGCGCAGAGCGAACGGCACTGAAAAATAGAGGTTTTAAAATTGCAGAAGAAGGAATGGAGTTTCATTTATAA
- a CDS encoding DUF805 domain-containing protein, producing MHMRWYLEAIKNYVNFQGRARRKEYWLFNFFNLLILGILYLVGSAMESVFLFVIILIYYFFMFIPSLSVTVRRLHDIGYSGWFVLINLIPLIGGTILFIFTCLDSQANDNKYGPNPKVLVH from the coding sequence ATGCACATGCGGTGGTATTTAGAGGCAATAAAGAATTACGTCAATTTTCAAGGTAGAGCAAGGCGTAAAGAATACTGGTTGTTTAATTTTTTTAACCTTCTTATTTTGGGTATACTCTACCTTGTAGGATCTGCTATGGAATCAGTTTTTTTGTTTGTAATCATACTTATCTATTATTTCTTTATGTTCATTCCATCCCTTTCTGTCACAGTTCGTAGATTACACGATATCGGATACAGCGGCTGGTTTGTTTTGATTAATTTAATTCCTCTCATTGGCGGCACTATCTTATTTATCTTCACATGTTTAGATAGTCAAGCAAACGACAACAAGTATGGCCCGAACCCTAAAGTTCTCGTTCATTAA
- a CDS encoding leucine-rich repeat domain-containing protein produces the protein MHKVKWLTMTLVIMLLMTSLSPLTAIKADYYDLSFISMELAEDHQIVLSWEGYIENGTDIDRFEIKRNDEIIEIENLEPVYSEEMGDGLLKLVEYQYIDQLTAEEIQSPYEEITYQVTGWIGEKTLLSGQQILIVDHSSGGNDTTGTEEGIYFDLGMANDETLALQFYYYGPDEYDGAISYRIFLDGVEYDQVEGAQDNYQIGNLAPATDYEIKVVALNEAGNELLEETRIFTTLEGPTGEVVVFPDANLEQAIKNQLNLERDLYQSDLEDVTYLDAAGLGISDLTGINQLENVTMLMLDENEITDVSMLASLQNLGHLGLSDNPITDGTSLGNITSLTFIGLGNVKITDFSFMEQLSNLDSVRLDGNQIMSIDFLAGKEKLSWIQLSDNQITDLSPIYSFKDLRVLEVKNNPISSLAGIEGLANLRILDLSLTDLTELSALEAMDTLGYLGLLDMPVMDLTENSPSRATIEKWEDKGVYVDFFNPANELEGVLQVEEVSTNSIRISWENGNDYEIDTIRLNGDTHSPEEGTTYTFTNLSSGQKYIVTIQAFDTTSSAVMYETVVLHTLAAPKDDEPVNPEEPNKGESEPKTVVAVPAVTNGKASVSNEEVAKVEAGGTFEVSLVTEENQQEIDIVLTKEQLKELKDKGASLSVKDQEVTLGFPLSIFAEEDTNLQLKKLPAVNDARSAVYDFTITQGDTIVSQFSEPVTLTFNVNLDGLEDPSNLKVFYFNEETKEWELIGGTYENGEVTAQTNHFSIYTVFEVTSSGDVPSNQNPANAESDEEAGITPEENDSDQTTVESSQPGTNQQTENTVENKDAVQSEDIQNNESDQTTETQKNELPDTATNTFNVIAAGLALIVFATLFLLSTKRREV, from the coding sequence ATGCATAAAGTAAAATGGCTTACTATGACATTAGTAATTATGCTGCTAATGACATCCCTAAGTCCGTTGACTGCTATAAAAGCAGATTACTATGATTTAAGTTTTATTAGTATGGAACTGGCAGAGGATCATCAAATTGTTCTTTCATGGGAAGGCTACATAGAAAACGGGACGGATATCGACCGTTTTGAAATAAAACGTAATGATGAAATTATTGAGATCGAAAACCTTGAACCAGTTTATTCCGAAGAAATGGGTGACGGTCTCTTAAAACTAGTTGAGTATCAGTATATTGATCAGTTAACGGCTGAAGAAATTCAATCACCTTATGAGGAAATCACTTATCAAGTGACAGGCTGGATTGGCGAGAAGACACTTTTGTCTGGACAACAGATATTGATTGTTGATCATTCATCAGGGGGAAATGATACGACTGGAACCGAAGAGGGAATTTATTTCGATTTGGGAATGGCGAATGATGAAACTCTTGCTCTTCAATTTTATTACTACGGACCAGATGAATACGATGGAGCTATTTCATATCGGATTTTTTTGGATGGAGTGGAGTATGACCAAGTAGAAGGAGCACAAGATAATTACCAAATTGGAAACCTTGCACCAGCTACAGACTATGAAATCAAAGTAGTGGCGTTAAATGAAGCAGGAAATGAATTGTTGGAAGAAACAAGAATCTTTACTACTTTGGAAGGTCCGACTGGTGAGGTTGTAGTCTTTCCTGACGCAAACTTGGAGCAGGCTATTAAAAATCAATTAAACCTAGAAAGAGATCTGTATCAAAGTGACTTGGAAGATGTTACTTACCTGGATGCAGCTGGACTAGGCATTTCTGACTTAACAGGAATCAATCAGCTTGAAAATGTAACGATGCTCATGTTGGACGAAAATGAAATCACGGATGTTTCGATGCTTGCTTCTCTGCAAAACCTTGGGCATTTGGGATTAAGCGATAATCCAATTACGGATGGTACTTCGCTTGGCAACATCACTTCCTTGACATTCATTGGTTTGGGAAACGTGAAGATCACTGACTTTTCCTTTATGGAACAATTATCAAATTTGGATTCAGTAAGGCTTGACGGTAATCAGATAATGAGTATCGACTTCTTGGCAGGAAAAGAAAAATTGAGCTGGATCCAGCTTTCTGACAACCAAATCACTGATTTGTCACCAATTTACAGCTTCAAGGACTTGAGAGTTTTAGAGGTGAAAAATAACCCGATTTCGAGTCTTGCCGGGATTGAAGGTTTGGCGAATTTAAGGATTCTTGATTTAAGCCTAACAGACCTGACGGAATTATCTGCCTTAGAAGCGATGGACACTCTAGGGTACTTGGGGCTTTTAGATATGCCCGTGATGGATCTTACGGAAAATTCACCTTCACGAGCGACCATTGAAAAGTGGGAGGATAAGGGTGTATATGTTGACTTCTTTAATCCTGCGAATGAATTAGAAGGCGTATTACAGGTGGAGGAAGTATCAACGAATTCGATTCGTATTTCATGGGAGAACGGCAATGACTATGAAATCGATACAATCCGACTAAATGGTGATACTCATTCTCCTGAAGAAGGGACGACTTATACCTTTACTAACTTAAGCTCAGGTCAAAAATATATCGTCACTATCCAAGCTTTTGATACAACGAGCAGTGCTGTAATGTATGAGACGGTTGTTCTTCATACATTAGCTGCACCTAAGGATGATGAACCTGTAAATCCAGAAGAGCCTAACAAAGGGGAAAGCGAGCCAAAAACGGTTGTAGCTGTCCCTGCTGTAACAAACGGGAAAGCTTCTGTGTCAAATGAGGAAGTAGCAAAAGTCGAAGCTGGCGGAACATTCGAAGTGAGCTTAGTAACTGAAGAAAACCAGCAAGAAATCGACATTGTATTAACAAAAGAACAGCTCAAAGAGTTAAAGGATAAAGGTGCATCTCTTTCAGTTAAAGACCAGGAAGTGACCTTAGGGTTCCCATTGAGCATTTTCGCTGAGGAAGACACGAATCTGCAACTGAAAAAACTCCCTGCCGTGAACGATGCACGTAGTGCTGTCTATGATTTTACCATCACTCAAGGTGATACGATTGTAAGTCAATTTTCAGAACCTGTAACCTTGACCTTCAATGTCAATTTAGATGGTTTAGAAGACCCATCAAATCTAAAAGTGTTTTATTTTAATGAAGAAACAAAGGAATGGGAATTGATTGGTGGAACCTATGAAAATGGTGAAGTTACCGCTCAAACCAACCATTTTAGTATCTACACAGTTTTTGAGGTTACATCTTCAGGAGATGTGCCAAGTAATCAAAACCCGGCCAATGCTGAATCTGACGAAGAGGCAGGTATTACTCCAGAAGAAAATGATTCTGATCAAACCACTGTTGAAAGCAGCCAACCTGGCACAAATCAACAAACAGAAAACACAGTAGAAAACAAAGATGCTGTTCAATCAGAAGATATTCAAAATAATGAATCTGATCAAACAACAGAGACACAAAAAAATGAATTACCAGACACGGCCACAAATACATTCAATGTAATCGCCGCAGGACTGGCCCTTATCGTATTTGCCACGCTGTTCTTACTCTCAACAAAAAGAAGAGAAGTATAA
- the nhaC gene encoding Na+/H+ antiporter NhaC: MKKEPGILLSIFPLLALVSAAAATLFFWKAGMFIPLITGILATAIVGLVIGFKWEELQGSLVNGVSKALPAVFILFIIGTIVGTWILSGVIPTLIHYGLLIINPKLFLPTVVLTTGIIAITLGSSFTAIATIGLAFMAVGQGMDFSPAIIAGAIISGAYFGDKLSPLSDTTNVAPAMVDTNLFAHIRHMLWDTIPAFILTILLFFFLGFRAATGAAASEEIQNIMAGLQNAFTIHPLLLLIPIFTIFLMIKRYPAIPSLVIVSLLGGLIAVVVQGNSISEMINAMTSGYKSATGIQAIDSLLTRGGITSMLSTIGLVIAATALGGILEETGIFKRIIKSMLTKTRSTGSLILSTILSTLVVGFASGAQFLAIILPARAFTNVYKERGLDTKNLSRSVEAAGTVGINLVPWSVPAVFAGNILGVSPAAFIPFVFFAYLVIIINIIYGYTGISISKKNYDLSSVTAEPNVKPIEQSV; encoded by the coding sequence TTGAAAAAAGAACCTGGTATTTTGTTATCAATTTTCCCGTTATTAGCATTGGTGTCTGCAGCTGCAGCAACTCTATTCTTCTGGAAAGCGGGAATGTTTATTCCTTTAATTACAGGAATTCTCGCAACTGCGATTGTGGGCCTTGTTATTGGCTTTAAATGGGAAGAGTTACAGGGTTCACTGGTAAATGGTGTATCAAAGGCTTTACCTGCGGTATTTATTCTTTTTATTATAGGAACCATTGTTGGAACTTGGATTTTAAGCGGAGTCATTCCTACACTCATTCATTACGGTTTACTAATCATTAATCCGAAACTCTTTTTGCCGACTGTTGTCCTTACTACTGGAATAATCGCAATAACATTAGGAAGTTCATTTACTGCGATTGCAACGATTGGGCTAGCTTTCATGGCAGTTGGTCAAGGTATGGATTTTTCCCCTGCTATTATAGCTGGAGCAATCATCTCAGGAGCATATTTTGGCGATAAACTCTCTCCCCTGTCTGACACCACAAATGTCGCTCCAGCAATGGTAGATACAAATTTATTCGCTCATATCCGTCATATGCTTTGGGACACGATACCGGCCTTTATTTTAACTATATTGCTCTTCTTCTTTTTGGGATTCAGAGCTGCTACAGGTGCAGCCGCTTCAGAGGAAATTCAAAACATCATGGCAGGATTGCAAAATGCATTCACTATTCACCCTCTATTATTATTGATTCCTATCTTTACGATATTTTTAATGATTAAAAGGTACCCTGCTATCCCTTCACTTGTTATTGTTAGTCTGTTAGGCGGTTTAATTGCAGTAGTTGTGCAGGGAAACTCAATTTCTGAAATGATTAATGCTATGACTAGCGGCTACAAATCTGCCACCGGGATACAGGCAATAGACTCTTTACTAACGAGAGGCGGCATTACCTCAATGCTAAGTACTATTGGACTTGTGATAGCCGCAACTGCTTTAGGGGGAATTTTAGAGGAAACTGGGATTTTTAAAAGGATTATAAAATCGATGTTAACCAAGACCCGCAGTACTGGATCTCTAATACTCTCAACTATTCTTTCTACCTTGGTAGTTGGCTTTGCAAGCGGCGCACAATTCCTTGCAATCATTCTTCCTGCCCGTGCATTTACAAATGTATATAAAGAACGTGGACTTGATACTAAAAACTTATCGAGATCTGTAGAAGCTGCAGGGACAGTGGGGATAAACCTGGTTCCATGGAGTGTTCCAGCTGTCTTTGCCGGAAATATTTTAGGAGTTAGTCCTGCTGCTTTTATCCCATTTGTTTTCTTTGCATACTTAGTAATTATTATTAACATCATCTATGGTTATACAGGTATCTCCATCTCTAAAAAGAACTATGACCTAAGTTCGGTTACAGCGGAACCAAATGTTAAACCAATAGAGCAATCGGTTTAA